From Phocoena phocoena chromosome 16, mPhoPho1.1, whole genome shotgun sequence, a single genomic window includes:
- the FGFBP3 gene encoding fibroblast growth factor-binding protein 3: MSPLRLRASLSLLLLLPGGYLLEGAGRNQGAVGSAVESAPGPAGGSSGRFVSPERHACSWQLLPPAPGPAAGSELALRCQGPDGARHQCAYRGEPGRCPVYAASRSHYWKQVLGGLRRKRRPCHDPAPLKARLCAGKKGQGAELRLVPHTSPFVSPTGAGFPRDPKLRARSRGQPREAVRSPTVGAPPPPNAPPKGKPSEKKTKGGKRKAAWNPDEERSLGTRPDPDELDENAKLTETYCAEKWHSLCNFFVNIWNG, translated from the coding sequence ATGAGTCCTCTGAGGCTGCGAGCGTCTCTCtcgttgctgctgctgctgccgggTGGCTACCTCCTCGAGGGCGCCGGGAGAAACCAGGGGGCGGTCGGCAGCGCGGTCGAGTCAGCCCCGGGCCCCGCGGGCGGCTCCTCCGGTCGCTTCGTCAGCCCCGAGCGGCATGCGTGCAGCTGGCAGCTCCTGCCGCCCGCCCCAGGGCCCGCGGCGGGCAGCGAGCTGGCGCTGCGCTGCCAGGGCCCGGACGGGGCGCGCCACCAGTGTGCCTACCGCGGGGAGCCGGGGCGCTGCCCGGTCTATGCCGCCAGCCGCTCGCACTACTGGAAGCAGGTGCTGGGTGGGCTGCGCAGGAAGCGGCGGCCCTGCCACGACCCCGCGCCGCTCAAGGCCCGCCTGTGCGCGGGCAAGAAGGGCCAGGGCGCGGAGCTGCGCCTGGTGCCCCATACATCCCCATTCGTCAGCCCTACTGGGGCGGGCTTTCCCCGGGATCCCAAGCTCCGGGCCAGAAGCCGGGGGCAGCCCCGAGAGGCCGTGCGCAGCCCCACCGTAGGGGCCCCGCCTCCCCCGAACGCGCCGCCCAAAGGGAAGCCCTCTGAGAAGAAGAccaaaggaggcaagagaaagGCTGCCTGGAACCCAGACGAGGAGCGATCTCTGGGGACCCGGCCCGATCCCGACGAGCTGGACGAGAACGCGAAGCTCACGGAGACCTACTGTGCTGAGAAGTGGCATTCCCTCTGCAACTTCTTTGTCAATATCTGGAATGGCTGA